The Brachypodium distachyon strain Bd21 chromosome 4, Brachypodium_distachyon_v3.0, whole genome shotgun sequence nucleotide sequence CACCTCTTTTTCTTGTGTGTGGAATCAAGGGGAGTCTGGCGAGACCTTCACATCAATGTGACCAACCATGATGACATTCAAAACCTATATGGGTCATCCAACTTCTGGCTCATCAAAGCGTCTCAATATGACACTCTCTCCTGGTTGTCATCCTATGGAGAATCTGGGACTCTAGAAACGCCAAAGTATTTCGAAACCAATCCCGGCCCTAAGCCCTCATTTGGTAAATTGTAATATTATCTCTGACTTAACTTGGTCCAATCTCTTTCCACAAGCGACTCATAAGGTAGCCTCCAATTAATGCCCGGTGGAACTATCTATCAACATGTAATTCGGACTCATAGGGTCTTCGAGTCAATTTCGGACTCTACAACCCCCTCTTTTGAGATAGTACATTGAGTCAATTTCGGACTCTACACACACCAACTCCATGCAATGAGTACTGAAAAAATCTAATCAAAAAGCCTCTCAATGGGATATCATAATAAGAATCCCAATCTTTATTCGCCCGTTCTGACCTAAAACCATATAatttcagttttcttcttttgaggAGGAAGCATcgttgttccattgatcctTAAGCCAGCTGACCAAATCGTTGTTCCATTGTACCCAATATGTCTATAAATAAAACACAAGTTTGATAGTATAAGTCAATTTAAACTGAAGCTAACAATTTGCTTCTCGGACCAGAATACGGAGTAGGGCCTGCTGCGGTTAGGGACAAAGAGTGAGTATATCGGGATATTGTTGAGCAAGACGTATGATGTGATCATTGATTATCTGAATGGAAGTGTTTCTTCTCCCTGCTTTAAACTGGTGATAATTGGAAAATATATTGTGCAAGCAGAAAGACATTGCCGTACCGAAGATCGAAGATGTCATGGATGGGATTTCGTGACATCGATCGGCATGCAGTTCATCCTAGCTATGTGTGTTGTGCAATCAAGGTTGGAGACTGCTCGCTGGCTGCCCTGAATCCCTAGCTGCTCAGAAGCTAAGTATAGCAAACTGTTACTATGGCAAGGATTTCTTGCCGTcgacaaagaagaagagcatgTCCTAGCTAGAAGTGGAGAGCCATATATATGCATCTTGAAGGGTAGACAAATAACTTTGGAACTAAGCCTAATCAAACGGATTTGATTTGGAGTCTGGTCGACACAAGATAATTAAGCTCAAAGGCTAGCTAGACATGCATCTTGAAAGGGTAAACAAACTGAGTAGCAATAGCATAGCATTAGAAACTAGATAAAAATCCGGTTCATGAGATACATAATTAAGCAACTCTCAAAGGCTCGAAAAGCAAGCATGGAATTTATttgcaaccatgcatgcatgcctgccTGCAAGCGGGTAAGCTCGTGCCGTCATGCATGCACATCGCTTCTCTTCATATTTCTGGCATATCTGCATCCTCAACGCTGCCATCTCCAATATCCCCGGCAACAGATCCTGCATCTTCAACCTCACCAATAGCAGCTCCATCTCCAGCTTCCTCAGCTTCCCCAGCAGCATCAAGgacttcttcatcttcagcaATAGCAACTCCATCTCCAACTTCCTCGGccgctccagcagcagcagcatcagcagcagcagcaggggcttcttcatcttcaccAATAGCAACTTCATCTCCAACAGCAGCGCCGCCATTGCCATCACCATTATCTCCTGCTCCTTCCTCTAGATAATCCCCATTATCTGCATATATGCAGCCGATAAACAACTGGTGTTATAATTATATATACAACCTCAAGAAgtgcaaaagaagaagatataTAGTAGCTAGTCTTCTAGAACCAATAAACTATTGTCTTGCACGCACCATCTTGATTTTCTGGGGGAGCAATGTAGATCTTCTTGACCGAAATGGTGAAAAGCCTGTAACGGTTAAATTTGTAAACCATCATTTTAATAAAAGATAGTAAATTCTAAAGAAGACTAAGACCCAATTAAGAACTCACTCCCATGGGACTGCACCGAGGAATAAACGATCACCATCCACATTCTCATACCAAAGCACGAAGTCGTTGTCATCTGCTGCACCGTCTTCTTCATTCATTGCCAAGTTATTCAGTTCTTCTTGCGAAACTAACAAATTCATGCAAAGATATATATAGTGTTAACAAATAGATACTgggcgaagtatccggtgaaaaccacctctacggtACAAACCGTGAAAACTTCATCGAAAATAGTTcacaaaaatctcaaaaaaatcacatatgttagaaaagtgatggtttatatatgtgtaaaatttcaagtccaaactcaatttcgtttggtagcagcgaaaaacACAAATTAtgcatgaatagtggtttTTCAATGTTTGACAttattcattgtaaatttttctttttaatttctcccaaatacttttaattttgaacttgaaaattttgcaggtctgtagaacatcacagtcTCAACATGTGgtattttttagaatttttttgaaacttctaaatgtgatttttatggagtttgcacggtttgcatcaaatgagggttttcacctgatactgATAGCTTAATCTTAACTAATCTACTTACACATAGCTGTTACCAGTGTCAACTGATATCTAGTGTCTAATAGAGGTTATATAGCTTAATCTTAGCTAATCTATAAACTGGAATCGAGAAGGTTTCAAAAGGTCAGGTACAGCTGAGATTCACGAGCGAGTGATACACAACTTGCTACCTAGTAGTAGCATACGTTAACCGTCAGTAATAAGTATTCCCTCGTTCAAGGATAAAAATCCAACTCAACTCATTCATTAGGTGGCCCACCTACAACTGTActggccttttttttatagagGACAACTGTGCAGGTCTGACCGTCGGACTATGAAATACTAAAAATTCCACACGGTTAAAACGGTCCTTTGTATAAACGCCAATTCTTAATAATGATAGAAAGACATCAAATCTGGCTGGCGAAATTGCGTACGTTGCTTTAGCACTCCTCCGCTAGCTAGCATATACAAGCAAACGAAGCAAACGAAGATCTTACGGTGGGGAATAATTTGTATCACTCAAAGAAAAGTAACGAAAGATTAGTACTCCATATATAGTCATGGAGTACATAAGCAAAAAGATCTTGGTGAATTAAAAAAGCATAAAAATGAGATGAAATAGCGCTATATTAACAGATCTAGTCATGGAAGTGCTGGATGCAATTATAAAATTAAAGATCCATGTGGAAAATCTATTAACAGATCTAGTAATTTAGCGAGTCTCATGGATGTCTCCTCGGTCGATCCATGATTAGGAGGCATGCGCGCTACCCCCTCAAAACATtcggagaaaagaaaaagaaagaaaagaaaaagaacttaCGAGAATAGTTGCTGCCCAGTCTTTTCAGGGTCAAAGACAGCGAGTCATAACTGTTGTGAAGAGCCAAATTTATCTTCCTTCCAAAGGCTTTCCCATGCATGAAAACCTTCACAAACCTTGATGGTGATAAACCTGGGTTCGCGTCGATTACAACAGAGGAGTCCATCGGAGATGGATCCCGGAATCTTCTCTGGTTGATAAACAATTTAGGGTCAAATTCTAAACAAAAATATGTGCTAGAATGGTATAATTCAGATAGAGAAACAGAATTCTAACgatgagaagaaaaatcatatcGCAAAGAAATATTATGGTACAAGATCTAGAACTGGAATACGTACATTTGCAGAGGCTGATGAAAATACAAGAAGATTTGGTCACAATAGGCGTACCTAGTGAGATCCCAAATAGGGGTATTTATACAGTGATGAATCCTACAATAAAGATGGGGTAAATGGCATATCCATTTTTTCGCAGTTTAATCCTCGTAAAGTATGGTAGTTGAAAAATATGCCATTCGAAACTAACTATTTTATCCTTTGAAGTATTTGAAATATAAGAATAGAAGTGGTAACCCATCTAATATGTCCTGATTGGCTTTAAACGTGCACACATTAACTTTAATTTAGTGAAGCAGAAGGGTTTGTCTGGAAAATTCATTAGTCAAGACTCAGGAGTATACGCGTATAGCCCGTCCAGGCAATTCTATCTCCAAGAATAAATGTCCCCGAGTAAATATACAGCACATCTTGGCATGCAGCACTTCTATATATGATGCATTGATGGCTCCAGATAGCATTTGACCCTGCGTTGCCGCACACGTGTCctaaaaaacaaatcattttCGATATTTACAGTCAAGCCTCTTAAATTCTTCCCTGTCAAAAGAAAGGTCCTTGAATTACTTCTAAATATGCTGTGCTCACTGTATTTTCGTCCGGTAGCCCACAACTGGTTTTGGAGGTATCGATCTAAATAGTACAACCAGGCGCCTACCACCAGTACTACTCCAGTTGTACTACacgtttcttttgaaaaccaATGCATGGTAGTCGTAGTTTCATCTTACAGCAACTGCAAAGCAAGGCCGGGTGCCATTCATTTATTATTAGAGATTAGGAAGTTTTCATCTATTATTATATTTAATTGAATACATCGTGATATCACCCTAATTGGCACAAAATCCTCATGGCATTGATATCTTTGCATTTACAATGTCATCTTCGAGTATTATGTATCGTTATAATATGTAACCAGTAAAAAGATAGATATCCTAAAAATTTtcataaaaacaaaacatgtgaGCATTTATTCGTTATATTACAACCATATATAGTACACATTCACTCTCCAACCACCCCCCGCTCTTCTCTCGCGTTTCTCCAGAAGCGTCTCGTCGGCCCCTCTCCCTCCCAGCTCCGGcggccttgccggccagagaGGCCAGGGGGAGGGGCCCCTCCGGTCCTCGTAGCAGTAGTCTAGGTAGCTTTGTTGTGGTAGCTGATCAGCCTTAGGGGCTCTTGCTGTTGGCGTCCTGCCGCTTGGTCGATGGCTGCCTGGAGTGCCCAAAtctggcggccggcggtggtttTCCGTCCCTGGTCCTCTGTGTTCTCCTCGTGGCCGGATCtggtgttttcttttctcccttcTTTCCTCTTGGTGGTCTGACTCTTCTCCCTGCCTTTTCCACGAGCTGCCACGGTGGTGAGCCGAGAGAAGGCAGCGTGAGTTGCATCGACCTTCTCCGTCCTGGAGGTCCTTCTGGGTGCCTGAACCGTGGGGATCAATCTCTCATTTTCACTCTCCAGCAAGCCGTCGTGGTGGCCTATGTGAATTGACAATTGAGACACTTTTTCCCCTTCGATTTGGCTCTCGATTACATCTCCCCAGTGCTGCTATTCAGATCTTTGGGcgactacttcctctacaGAATTTCCATACACATATCTTGTTCTTTTGGCTTTACAGCTATTGGCTGCGCTTGGGTTGCGCTGAGGTTGCTCGGGCTGCACGCCAAGGGCAGATGGGAAAGCCCTCGTCGCCGAGCCCCAGATGTGGCAAACTTGGCATATTCAGGTTGAGTTCGGTGAAGCGTCTTCGAAATCTACAGCTCAACCTTCTACCTCATGTGCACAAGTCAGAAGGACCGTCCGTCAAGCTACCGGCGGGGCATCAACTGACTAGCACCAATTCGGAGGCCCTTGAAGGTTCGGTCACCTTTACCCCAGATGTCTCCCCCGGACAAGCAGATGGCTTGCAACTCTTAGCGGTAGCTTTAGCCTCTTGTTTACACTGGTTTATGCATCTGTATGTTGCAAGTTGTTGCTCCATTTACTGCTGGAGGTTTGTAACCTTCTACTTCTAATATATATTCTACCttttacaaaaaacaacaacaaccataTATCGTTAGAATGGCATCCTAAACAGCCACATTTAATTTCCTTTTCAAATTGTGTCCCATGCCATCAAACACTAAGAAACATGGCAGGCGTCATcttctgtcaaaaaaaatgcaggcctttttttttgtcaaaacgTTATGTGGTGAGCTGGTTGAGGTCGGCAGCCGACATGCAATAGGTGGGAAGAAGGCTATCTAGGACAAAGGAGACTAgggttgtgtgtgtgttggtgggggggggggggggtggggagGTTGCCCCGGgcgcccctcccctcccctcctcccctccagAGAGATAAGCCCAGCATTTATCTATAAGAGGGAGAACGCATAGTTGTGTAGCTTGTTAGGCGACAAAGGTATGCTAAGGTAGGTTTGGGGAAAAGAAGATATTTCATAGTTTATACAGGAGGCCATTTCATTAGCAAGGTCCGGGTCTACGTTTAAGGGAATGAACATCGTTGCTTTGTGATAAATTTATGACCAGACCAGTGGCGGCCACGTCGCGTGTTTAAGCCTCGTCGAACcatttttggactaaagtgacacagtagtcccaATTTAGgagtttaagtgtgcgttttctgAGTTCGCGgactaaaatgttcatttttgccgactTTAATTCAGGCAACAACATGAGTAGTAGCCCTAGCAACGATGAGTGCATCTTCGGCATGTTGAAGGGTGGCAGCAGGAAGGTCTAGGGGAGCTTAATTTTGTAGTATTTGTTGGATGATACGTGCTActttaatgaaattaaatttaGCAACATAGAGGATCTCTCGGAGCAAACTGTAGTTAACTTCCTCTTCGATCGTCTGCTCAGCGCTACATGTGCGTTCGGAGTTTTGGATAAGTTCACGCATGCACGTACAGGCGAGGAGTGTTATATTTGACTTTAATTAGTTTAGTACAGACTACGTACCATTTCTCTTTCCGTAGGAATAGTGAGATACTTTTTCAAGCTGTTGCTATAAAATTTCCTTGATATAGAAATGCAAGTTTTCCatgaaaaaattaaaaatacatGAAAGCTGGACCAAAAGGTTTGTCTGTGAGTACATATAATAAAAGTGTACCATTTACTTACACTACTATGGTCTGTTGCCAGTTTGGACACATTAAGCAAAGTTAAACCTTCGACTGTGAATATTCTTCAAATAATTTAGATTGAACATTTGTAAACCATAAATTGTAAAcgtttctcaaaaaatacTTTCAGCATATATGTAGATTTTTTGGGGATTTATAAATATGTAACATTAAATTAGCAGTCAATGTAAATTTTAGAGACAGTCTTGATGTTGAAAATAGTTATTAGGGAACCGATGAGAGTAActttcaagaaaaggaaaatatacAAGACTTAATTAATGaagaaaaacacctttatgtcTGGGTTTGATATAATTGTCATAGATATGTAAGAATATA carries:
- the LOC112268664 gene encoding putative auxin-responsive protein IAA29; its protein translation is MDSSVVIDANPGLSPSRFVKVFMHGKAFGRKINLALHNSYDSLSLTLKRLGSNYSLSQEELNNLAMNEEDGAADDNDFVLWLFTISVKKIYIAPPENQDDNGDYLEEGAGDNGDGNGGAAVGDEVAIAAEEVGDGVAIAEDEEVLDAAGEAEEAGDGAAIGEVEDAGSVAGDIGDGSVEDADMPEI